A genomic window from Lotus japonicus ecotype B-129 chromosome 1, LjGifu_v1.2 includes:
- the LOC130734227 gene encoding histone deacetylase 19 isoform X2, with protein sequence MDASGNSLPSAASDGVKRKVCYFYDPEVGNYYYGQGHPMKPHRIRMTHALLAHYGLLQHMQVHKPFPARDKDLCRFHADDYVSFLRSITPETQQDHLRQLKRFNVGEDCPVFDGLYSYCQTYAGGSVGGAVKLNHDSCDIAVNWAGGLHHAKKCEASGFCYVNDIVLAILELLKQHERVLYVDIDIHHGDGVEEAFYTTDRVMTVSFHKFGDYFPGTGDVRDIGYGKGKYYALNVPLDDGIDDESYHFLFKPLVGKVMEVFKPGAVVLQCGADSLSGDRLGCFNLSIKGHAECVRYMRSFNVPLLLVGGGGYTIRNVARCWCYETGVALGIEVDDKMPQHEYYEYFGPDYTLHVAPSNMENKNSHHLLEEVRSKLLENLSKLQHAPSVQFQERPPDYDLGEADEDHDDGDERWDPDSDMDIDVERELRPGKVKKEVVEPQLNDLEDQRSSGEQLRGSDTAVAETCLKQVDEDNVKAEQNIVTDSARETDLKC encoded by the exons ATGGATGCCAGTGGCAATTCTCTACCGTCCGCTGCCTCTGATGGAGTGAAGAGAAAGGTGTGCTATTTCTATGATCCAGAGGTTGGGAATTACTATTATGGGCAAGGTCATCCTATGAAGCCACATCGTATTCGCATGACACATGCTCTTCTTGCCCACTACGGATTGCTTCAGCATATGCAGGTCCACAAGCCATTTCCTGCTAGAGACAAGGACCTCTGTCGTTTTCATGCGGATGATTATGTTTCATTCCTTCGAAGCATAACCCCTGAAACACAGCAGGATCATCTGAGGCAACTCAAACGCTTTAATGTCGGTGAAGATTGTCCTGTCTTTGATGGCCTGTACTCTTACTGTCAAACTTACGCTGGAGGTTCAGTTGGGGGTGCTGTCAAGTTAAATCATGATTCATGTGATATTGCTGTCAATTGGGCTGGTGGGCTGCATCATGCCAAGAAGTGTGAGGCATCTGGATTTTGCTATGTCAATGATATAGTCCTCGCAATTTTAGAACTTCTTAAACAGCATGAG CGTGTTCTATATGTGGACATTGATATCCACCATGGGGATGGTGTGGAGGAAGCTTTTTACACAACTGACAGAGTTATGACCGTTTCATTCCATAAATTTGGTGACTATTTTCCTGGTACTGGGGATGTACGTGATATTGGATATGGAAAGGGAAAATATTATGCTCTTAATGTTCCACTTGATGATGGCATTGATGATGAGAGTTATCATTTCTTGTTCAAACCATTAGTAGGCAAAGTTATGGAAGTGTTTAAGCCGGGCGCAGTAGTCCTCCAGTGTGGTGCAGATTCTTTATCTGGAGACAGATTGGGATGTTTTAATCTTTCAATCAAGGGTCATGCCGAGTGTGTAAGATACATGAGATCATTCAATGTGCCCCTCTTGCTAGTGGGTGGCGGTGGCTACACCATTCGTAATGTTGCTCGCTGCTGGTGCTATGAG ACAGGTGTTGCTCTTGGAATAGAAGTTGATGACAAAATGCCACAACATGAATATTATGAATATTTTGGTCCGGATTATACCCTTCATGTTGCACCAAGTAACATGGAAAACAAAAATTCCCATCATTTACTTGAAGAAGTTCGATCTAAGCTACTTGAGAATCTTTCCAAGCTGCAGCATGCTCCCAGTGTCCAATTCCAGGAAAGGCCTCCTGATTATGATCTTGGAGAG GCTGACGAAGATCATGATGATGGAGATGAACGTTGGGATCCAGATTCTGACATGGACATTGATGTTGAACG TGAGCTTCGCCCAGGCAAAGTAAAGAAAGAAGTTGTTGAACCTCAGCTCAATGATCTG GAGGACCAAAGAAGCAGTGGAGAGCAGTTGCGAGGCTCTGATACCGCCGTAGCTGAAACATGCTTGAAG CAAGTAGATGAAGATAATGTGAAAGCTGAACAGAATATTGTGACTGATTCGGCCAGAGAGACTGATCTGAAGTGTTAA
- the LOC130734227 gene encoding histone deacetylase 19 isoform X1 codes for MDASGNSLPSAASDGVKRKVCYFYDPEVGNYYYGQGHPMKPHRIRMTHALLAHYGLLQHMQVHKPFPARDKDLCRFHADDYVSFLRSITPETQQDHLRQLKRFNVGEDCPVFDGLYSYCQTYAGGSVGGAVKLNHDSCDIAVNWAGGLHHAKKCEASGFCYVNDIVLAILELLKQHERVLYVDIDIHHGDGVEEAFYTTDRVMTVSFHKFGDYFPGTGDVRDIGYGKGKYYALNVPLDDGIDDESYHFLFKPLVGKVMEVFKPGAVVLQCGADSLSGDRLGCFNLSIKGHAECVRYMRSFNVPLLLVGGGGYTIRNVARCWCYETGVALGIEVDDKMPQHEYYEYFGPDYTLHVAPSNMENKNSHHLLEEVRSKLLENLSKLQHAPSVQFQERPPDYDLGEADEDHDDGDERWDPDSDMDIDVERELRPGKVKKEVVEPQLNDLEDQRSSGEQLRGSDTAVAETCLKALDICSQQVDEDNVKAEQNIVTDSARETDLKC; via the exons ATGGATGCCAGTGGCAATTCTCTACCGTCCGCTGCCTCTGATGGAGTGAAGAGAAAGGTGTGCTATTTCTATGATCCAGAGGTTGGGAATTACTATTATGGGCAAGGTCATCCTATGAAGCCACATCGTATTCGCATGACACATGCTCTTCTTGCCCACTACGGATTGCTTCAGCATATGCAGGTCCACAAGCCATTTCCTGCTAGAGACAAGGACCTCTGTCGTTTTCATGCGGATGATTATGTTTCATTCCTTCGAAGCATAACCCCTGAAACACAGCAGGATCATCTGAGGCAACTCAAACGCTTTAATGTCGGTGAAGATTGTCCTGTCTTTGATGGCCTGTACTCTTACTGTCAAACTTACGCTGGAGGTTCAGTTGGGGGTGCTGTCAAGTTAAATCATGATTCATGTGATATTGCTGTCAATTGGGCTGGTGGGCTGCATCATGCCAAGAAGTGTGAGGCATCTGGATTTTGCTATGTCAATGATATAGTCCTCGCAATTTTAGAACTTCTTAAACAGCATGAG CGTGTTCTATATGTGGACATTGATATCCACCATGGGGATGGTGTGGAGGAAGCTTTTTACACAACTGACAGAGTTATGACCGTTTCATTCCATAAATTTGGTGACTATTTTCCTGGTACTGGGGATGTACGTGATATTGGATATGGAAAGGGAAAATATTATGCTCTTAATGTTCCACTTGATGATGGCATTGATGATGAGAGTTATCATTTCTTGTTCAAACCATTAGTAGGCAAAGTTATGGAAGTGTTTAAGCCGGGCGCAGTAGTCCTCCAGTGTGGTGCAGATTCTTTATCTGGAGACAGATTGGGATGTTTTAATCTTTCAATCAAGGGTCATGCCGAGTGTGTAAGATACATGAGATCATTCAATGTGCCCCTCTTGCTAGTGGGTGGCGGTGGCTACACCATTCGTAATGTTGCTCGCTGCTGGTGCTATGAG ACAGGTGTTGCTCTTGGAATAGAAGTTGATGACAAAATGCCACAACATGAATATTATGAATATTTTGGTCCGGATTATACCCTTCATGTTGCACCAAGTAACATGGAAAACAAAAATTCCCATCATTTACTTGAAGAAGTTCGATCTAAGCTACTTGAGAATCTTTCCAAGCTGCAGCATGCTCCCAGTGTCCAATTCCAGGAAAGGCCTCCTGATTATGATCTTGGAGAG GCTGACGAAGATCATGATGATGGAGATGAACGTTGGGATCCAGATTCTGACATGGACATTGATGTTGAACG TGAGCTTCGCCCAGGCAAAGTAAAGAAAGAAGTTGTTGAACCTCAGCTCAATGATCTG GAGGACCAAAGAAGCAGTGGAGAGCAGTTGCGAGGCTCTGATACCGCCGTAGCTGAAACATGCTTGAAG GCTTTAGATATTTGTTCTCAGCAAGTAGATGAAGATAATGTGAAAGCTGAACAGAATATTGTGACTGATTCGGCCAGAGAGACTGATCTGAAGTGTTAA